One part of the Hydra vulgaris chromosome 01, alternate assembly HydraT2T_AEP genome encodes these proteins:
- the LOC136075062 gene encoding uncharacterized protein LOC136075062 codes for MNKILCSVGILSNDQCHKMVHTKSIGLKDLSSYSERNRNLLLWRSGLSILNVNVKICLHHEQILLNRFANSQKKCIDPFKRHKTNIKGGLREIDIQLAKDMCSIGIETTPGFKMCPSCRKEVVKKIDDWSTLQDHNGKDDFLEQTFFDKDIEIAQEKELINTSFDKLDVSPVKFHGVPQHAKISLGKRKLMQATDVMSKKLSVILNVNATDVKNDVTEEPNVEHQKKAEDLDKLILSMQEKLKTANRREKIQILTLVPDSWSLRKATEVFNISKSTITKARKLKFEKGILTLPEKTNIVRIELDNIDKVESFYCNDQFSRQLPGVKDFVSVSKNKHVSKRLLLCNLKELFIEFKLEHPQSKLDFLNLLS; via the exons atgaacaagATTTTGTGTTCAGTTGGTATTTTATCAAATGATCAATGTCATAAAATGGTGCACACGAAATCAATTGGATTGAAAGATTTATCAAGCTATTCAGAGAgaaatagaaatttattattatggagATCTGGGCTATCAATATTGAACGTTAATGTTAAAATCTGTTTACATCATGAGCAAATTTTACTTAACCGGTTTGCTAATTCCCAAAAAAAATGCATCGACCCATTTAAAAggcataaaactaatataaaag gtGGTTTGCGAGAAATTGATATTCAACTGGCAAAAGATATGTGTTCAATTGGTATTGAAACAACGCCTGGTTTTAAAATGTGTCCTTCATGTCGAAAAGAAgtggtaaaaaaaatagatgatTGGTCTACTTTACAGGACCACAATGGTAAAGATGATTTTCtggaacaaacattttttgataaagacATAGAAATTGCACAAGAAAAAGAACTTATAAACACCAGTTTTGATAAATTAGATGTATCACCAGTAAAATTTCATGGGGTTCCACAACATGCTAAAATTTCTCTAgggaaaagaaaattaatgcaAGCTACTGATGTTATGTCAAAAAAGCTATCAGTTATCCTCAATGTTAACGCAACAGACGTGAAAAATGATGTTACTGAGGAGCCCAATGTTGAACATCAAAAGAAAGCTGAAGATCTAGATAAATTAATACTTTCAATGCAAGAAAAGCTGAAAACAGCAaatagaagagaaaagattCAGATTTTAACATTGGTTCCAGATTCATGGTCTTTAAGGAAAGCAACTGaagtatttaatatatcaaaGTCAACCATAACTAAAGcaagaaaacttaaatttgaaaaaggaaTATTAACACTTCCAGAAAAAACTAACATTGTTAGAATTGAATTAGATAACATTGATAAGGTGGAAAGCTTCTATTGTAATGATCAATTTAGTCGGCAGTTGCCAGGTGTAAAAGATTTTGTAAGTGTATccaaaaataaacatgtatCAAAGCGATTACTTCTTTGCAATTTAAAGGAATTATTTATCGAATTCAAGCTAGAGCACCCTCAATCCAAATTGGATTTTCTAAATTTGCTCAGTTAA